The following nucleotide sequence is from Zea mays cultivar B73 chromosome 1, Zm-B73-REFERENCE-NAM-5.0, whole genome shotgun sequence.
GAACATCACTACATCTATCAGCCAACACGTAACAAAACTCAACCTTTAAGAAAAGCAAACTGGTTATAAGTAACAAGATATTGGCATACATAAGTTTACAACATTTTAGTAAAGAGTTTGAACTGAAAGTTATACCAGCCAACTTTAAAGAAAGTACAAAGCTCTAACTTTTACATGTATTAATATGTAGCACAAACTTCATTTTGCTTCAAAGAAAGTAAGTAGCTGCAGGTTATTAAGTTAGCAGTCAACATGAGGCAATATAATTTCTTTAAGAAATTTCATATACATGAAAAACAACAATCTCAAACTGTAGCTATGAACAAAATTCGATGAACAGTAAAAAAGAAGTGAAAATTATTATATCAATCATAGAGGTTATAAAGCATGAGATTAATAGGTATACCTATATAATTGTACCATGAGTCATGTATGCATAACTTTCAGAGTGCAATAATGAAAGCACATCTTTCAGCATTCCCAGCTGATCTTGGTATGGACATTGTAATCTGCACTACTGAGAGGAAAAGGAGCACCAATTAGACTCTGCACCTGGAGCTCTACAAGAAAAGGCTAAATAACATGTAAAACTGTGACAAATATGCATCTCCCTCGTTAACGGGTATGCAAACAAGCGAAAATACAATGCTTTCTTCCTGGAGAGCTTTGTAGAATACATATATCTCACATTTATGTGTGCTGTTATGCAGAGTAATGATGGCAGATACTGGTGTAGCAGGAGCTTGGCCTGAAGCCCGTGCCTGATTCTTCTCTGTGTGAGGacttggttcttggtttggctgtgGGGAACAAATTTGGAACTGTCGTCAACTGCATGACTTCAGTTCAGGTTTAAAACCTTATCTAGCTTATTGTGATTGTCTTGATTATGCCATTAAAGAACTTTTAAGATTTGTGTATTATGCCACTAAGACATATTACCTTCTCTGTGTTAAAAAGGCATGTTCTGCTTAAACGACTCGGCCAACTACGGCTCTCAGTTGTAGTCTTCATGGTTTTGTTCCTCCATTCTTGGCACGTCCTTATCTGCAAATGAATGTCAACCTTCCATTACTATCTGCCTACGATGTTTCATCATGAAATTCTTCACCAAAGATGCTACTTCGTCACAAATTAGTAACATTCTTTCCCCCATATAGTTGATATGGTTCGAGTGTACTGAGCACTAACAATTGCTGCTCATGAAAATAAGGCCCTTGATTTTTGTCATAGAACAAGAGCGGCTATTTTAATTGCAGCACTCACATGAAAACAAATCTACTCTGCATGCCGGGGATTGAGACGACTGAAGTGTGATCCTTCAGCTGCACCTGACATAGTTGATATAGTTTATGATTTCATCGAGCATCACTGCCTTGCCCACCACCCAAAATGAGAAACATTTTACTCTGAATTCAAACCTAAGCAGCACACCAAACTACTCGAGTGACAGCAAGTGCCTGAGAAAGAGATTTTGGGGGCGGGGTGGTTGCCAAAGGCAGGGACGGCTGGGACGAGGGAGGCGGAGGGGGCGGGGGCGGAGCACGGTCGGATCGCTCTGGATGAAGCGAACGGTCTAGATTTACGGATGGCAGAACGAGAAAAGGCAGGCTacccttagagccttaataagtagtatagatataaTTTTTCTATGTTTGAAAAACTGTTCTAAAAATTTAGGCCACAGCTAAGTTTCCCAGTCCGGCCTTTATCCAGTGGCGCAAGCAAAGGTGGTTGTAAAGCTTTGACAACTCCAATGCCATCTCTATGACTCTACAGCCATAGCAGTAGCCATCACGAGATCAAACCACCCACCTGCCCAGTTGCATATGCGATCGTCGTTATCAAGAGCAGGGTTTCCGCAATATAGCAAGTAATTAGTTCTGACGTAACACCCACTTGTCCAAACCACAACAATTGTGATAGCTCAAGAACAAGGAGAGACTTGCTGGCAAAGAATAAAAATTATGAAACTATCCTGTGGCCACAACCGTTCAAGAGCCGCAGCAAGCTGATTTCTGCGCCTCTACTGCATCAGCTTCCCCTTCAGCCTTGATCTTGATAGTTCGATCCTGCAAACAGGTAAGGTAAGGAACTGTGGAAGAGAAAGCAgacgtgccaaaggttcaacacgctaTGCAAAGGACCGCACCTCAGGCTTGGAATCAGTCTCTGAAAGTCTCTGTTTGATATCCCTTGCTATAGAAAAGAAAACCTGCTCGACGTTCAGGTTTTTCTTTGCGCTCTGCAGCAAATGATAAAAACAAATTATGCATCACAGACTTATGCAAATGTAAGCGCATGATGCCTAGGAAAAAGCCACATCATATAACGGTTATGGTGCAAGAAAGGAATACTGTAGGCATTAGTCATGATTTTCACTAACCGTTTCAAAGAACTTTATCCCATATTCGTCTGCGAGAGCTTGTCCCTTTGAAGTGGGCACAGCCTTTACGAAAGAAATTGAGCATGTATAAAGTTTGAATGATCAAATACAAGTACAAAATATATAGTTTCCGTACCTGTTTGCTTTCATCCATATCAGCTTTATTCCCCACCAGAATTTTGTTCACATTATCCGAAGCATGCTGTTCAATGTTTCTGATCCAATTTCTTATGTCTGCAAGTCAGCACCAATGACAGTATCAGAATTCAGACATCAAATCTGAAGTGACTATGAAAAGGCATTTAAGTAACACAAGGGTCAGTACTATTTAAAGATGACTCGTCTGTGACATCATACACAAGTAAGATGCCCATTGCTCCCCTGTAGTAGGCTGCAAAGAAGAATTGCACAATCACAAACTTCAGTCATACAATGTTTGGAAACGAATCAGCTTCGCTAGAAGGAAAACAAGCATACCAGTGGTAATTGTGCGGAAACGTTCTTGGCCTGCAGTATCCCAGATCTGCAACTTAATCCTTTTGCCATCCAACTCAACAGTTCTTATCTTGAAGTCAATGCTGTTTACAAAATCCAACAGGCACAATTAAAAAATTCATAAAAGCTTCTACATGTAACATAATAATTCCTCAACCAAGGATCTTTTTTTATTTCACTCTACATACCCAATAGTGGTAATGAAGCTAGTGGTGAATGATCCATCTGAAAACCGTAACAGGAGGCAACTTTTTCCAACGCCTACACAAGTACAAAAAATTGTAATTATAGCTAGGCAGTTTTTGCAATACCCTTTCCTGAAGCACGCCATTGACAGCCTGCAGTATGTCCTCCTGCAAAACAGAAGCGCAAAGAACCTTCGGTGACGGAAATTGCTGAGCCTGAGCTTTGTTGCAGGAACAGAGCGACAAATACTGAACCAGACCTTGTTCCTGAGCATGTCAATCTCCCTGGAGATGATCTGCATCTGTTCAATATATGAGGTCAGTACATCTAATGAACTCACAGATACTATTTTTCTTTTTGAAAAAAATAAAGATTTCATCTGTGTGTATCAAGAAACGTATAAACCTTACCTTCTGGGAGCGAATGTTATTTGCCCACATTTCAAGATTATTTTCGAGGGTCTGGAGCTTGACAAGATTCATGTGGTTTATATCATTCTCTCCATGCATGTACCTGCATGGATGTGCTGAGATCTGTCATGAGTCCTGCAATCGATTCTGTAATTTGTGATTTGTGGACTCTTGGTAGTTCAACATGACCATCATCAGCTCGTACTGGTAAGTTGCTGAACATAAATATAGCTACGAAGCTGCATCCGCTCCAAAGTTTGTAAAGCTGTATCGCGGTTTTGTACAAGTTTTAGAAAACAAAAGAAATGCGAAAATAATGGAAGGAACATCTTTAGCTACTCACAAATTCTTCTGAATTCACAATAGCTCTCCTGGCTACATCTGTGAAGAGATGTCATGCAACTTGTGTTACTCGTATCCAACCTAGCCTTGTGCTACCATTAACATTTTCAGTTCTTTTTTCTGATGCTGCATGCCATACACACTATTGCTTGCAAAAAGTATGTAGCGTGCAAGACAATAAATTTTACTCTAGATAATTTACCTCCACATAAGATACTTTTTCAGGAAGCAAACGGTCATTACGGTCACCAAGACCTAAGTTTCCATATCGACCCCAACCCCATCCGTAGAGGTCACCGTCTTCAGTTACTGCAGCAGTATGTTCGGCACCGGCAGCAATCATTTTCACGCAAACACTCTACAAACGTAGAACCATTAGCACATGACATTGAACAAACACTGACAGTTCTGTTCCAGAAGAAACAAGGTGGTATGGGTGACTGGCCAACGTTCACATCATCATTACTGAGGAACATAATGACAGCACATACATGGTATATCTCATGAGTATAGTAGTTTAGCTAATAAAGTGTTGTGAACCAAATCATAGTTATTAAGATGCGAATCAAAAACTTTGACTTGCTACTCATGATTTACAATTTTACATACATGTTTTATGCATAGCATGTTTGCCTAAGTGCAAAATGGTAGTTTTTTAAGCACAGTAAAGAAGTTAAGAAGCAATCACAAAATATTCTAGTTTTGCTCACCAACTAATCTAGCTTGGAATGACAAAGATAGTACCTTGACAGTTATCTTCAAGCCACTGTAATCAGTACAAAACAATTCAAAACGAGATTAATTAATAAGCATTGATCACCAGAAGAAGGGGTGGGGAGAGAGAAATGATGGATGCATTGGTTTAGTCTATGGGCTGAAGCAACCTGTTGCTTATTGCTGGTATACTTTTTGGCACCCTTTGGCCAAATATCAAAGACCTCTCATTCTCCCAATCAAATGCAGGCTCATATGCTGGCAGTGGTGACAGACTACAGTGCTGAGAAAAACATAGATGATAAAGATACTGTTAATGTTCAACACCAAGATGAGAATTGATAATGATTGCAATAACTTGGAGGAAACATTGTCACATGAAAGCTTTAAAGAATAAAAACACATGGTATGTTATTTCGAAAGGCTTAAAATGATTTTACCGGTCTTCAAATTTGACTCACGAAGCTAGAAGGTGCTATGAGCCCTATCCCTCCATACCTGTAAGTCACTGTACAGTACAATAGTATGGTACTTCGTTTCCAATAAAAAGATGGAAACCCATAGGAGTCTTTTAAGCACAGTACTACAGTAGGATAAGCTGAAGCTTCTAAAACACCAATGCATCGTTGAAAGTACAGAAATCTGAACTGCCTTCATATTTGCAACATATAACTAAAATATATGTTGGCAAATGTTCCTAACGATACTACGAACCTAAAAGGCAATAAAACTAATTAGGATAATAAGTTGAGTATCATTACAAATAAAATCATATCTATCTAATGTGCCTAATAATTTCTTGTATTTCTTCTGGAATGTTGTCTTTGGATTCATTGTCCTTGTACTTCAATAATTCTACTAAGAATTTGGTCCTCAGGTCATTCCCATTCTACACATTCATTATTACATATCATTGAACTCGATTAATAATCAATTATAGAAGAACAATATTGACAAAGTATTAGAACAAATAGGGTACTCACAGTGCAAATGCAGGGTAACCTTATACCATTCCAATCGTGCATAAAGTTGATAACAAGAAAGCCAGATAAATCCctacaaataaaaataatacgTTGTTACATATATGTAGACAAAATTAATAAGTTGTTCGGGTTAAAAAAATTACCAGTTTAATGTTCTTGGAACCCATGTTGGTACTATACGACGCCACATATAAATATCGTCTTTCCATGTAGGATTGGCCAATTCCATGGCAGCATTCATATTGTTGGCAATATAATGTATATTATGGATATAATGCATGCTAGGATGATCACCCTTAAACCATGATGGTATAGGCATGGAGTCCATTATATAGATGCTTCTAGTGTCCATGTTAAGTACATATAAGGTGAAGTGACCCATGAAAGAAAAGGGCAATAGAATCTGCAAGTTAAAAAAATAGTTCAAGTAAGAGAAAAAACAAGATTACAAAAATGATGAAGAGTATAGCTTACTTGTTTGCAATCTGAAACATCGTACTCCATGTCAGGCCAACATTCTAATAATTTTGCCAACATGTTGATATCTGGCTTTGCACGAAGGCGAGGGTCTCGACCAAATTTAGTTATGGACTACTTTTTGTTAGTAAAATAATGATATAATGAACACACTTATATGAATAAAGACTAATTACTTGAACTTACACAGAACTGTAGATCCATGTAGTGGTATTTGTcttccaacaagaacaagacatcATTGCATGCGATCATCCGAACAGCCATGTTAAAACAATCGGTATCCATCAGCTTATTTACATCCAATATATCTTTAAGTTTTTGAAGACTTAACGAAATTGGATAAGGTTTAGTGCTCTGAATCCAATGTTTCCTATTCAATGAACATTTGTTTTTATAGTTAAAGCAagaacatatgtgttgaatatttACCATGCATATACTATATTAAATGAGAATTAACTTACTTTAAATATTTGGCGTTGTCTATCCCCATGATATATGTGCATAATACAAACATCAGTTCTTGCGTGTTTGTTGATGCTACTTTAGCAGGCAGAACATATGGAGATATATATGGTTCAATCTGATGTGATGTATTTGACGATTTAGATAACTCACATGGAGTATCGATTATTTGAACAtcacttgaactctctccatcttCATCCACATTGTGGTCAAGATTTTGATGTCTTTTCTTTGTGTTTAATCTCGAGTCCCATAATATTGCAGGTAGCTTAAACCTAAACATTGTTATATCATCCTGCAAGTATATAAATTAGAACAAAAGAAACATTGTTCCTATAAATAAATATACGTCCTCTACCTGAGTTACGTTATCAGATAGGGAGGATCCTGTCCAGTATTCCATATAGTTTATCATCCATAGCCCGCAAGATACCCTAATATGAAATTTAACAGATCAGGTGAGTTTCTATGTATATATGAAAATAAATATAACCAATTTTATAGAGTTGTGGTCACATGAATTTTACCCATCGGTTTGCATTTGTGTTGTGATCTTCTCTATAACTGGCCATGATGCAACATCAAGGTTCGACCACTTGCCTTGGTAAAGCTCTTTATGTTCTGCTGCAAGTTTAATCTGTCTTTCTAGACCTTTTAACTATGTGTATATATAAAACATATCAAGATTTATAGATAACAAATAATGTAATGATGAAATAATCATAATATAAAAGAAATGATTACTCACTGTAGTATAAAGGTCTCGACGATCCGTTATTTGTTGTCCCATAGAATCGAGTACATGTACCTCACTTTTTTTTGCATTCAGAACTGCCAGGTACCAGTGAAAATTTTCTATATTCATTGGAATGAACACCTTCATAGAACATACATTAACATTAATTTGTAAGTATTGTGCACCAATATATTACATATTACATATATTAAAAATGAGATGAGTTTTAGGTCAACCATGTCAGACTGTAAATAGTTGTCCACCCTTTTTTCAATTGTGTCTTCCTTACAATTTAAGAGCACCTTAGGGTCGCCATCACGCTTAAGTAGACTGGAAATGAATGTGTTCTCCAAGAAGACCTTTCCACCTTCTCTATGAAGTAAATGCTCTTCATCCCTAATACAGTGTATATATGCACTGAGGGCCTGTACACCAAAAGAATACAATTAACAGATCAAATATACATGCTAGCTTTAAATATGTATACCATACTGTATAATAtgataaatataaatatatatactttATATTACTGTATATAATATGGACATACAGATGTACTTACTTCGCCAGACACTTGGATGTCACCATGAAAAAGACAttccatatcatttctatttaACCATGCGCTGTCGATGTCCACCACAACTTGTTTCCCCGGTAATGTTTTAATGTATTTAATAAGCTGAACATCTTCTGGGGTGCACTTATAATCTATACAATGGAAAATATTATACTTAATAAGCAAATGATATATGCGAAAACCAATAAGATGCAATAAGGCAAGAACAAAAAATTACCTTCAGAGACAACTCGAGCTACATTCAATTTCTTTGGTTTCTTATGTTGTGATATTCTAATAAGTGTGTCCAAAGCATCTTGTTTGTTCTGCTCTACCATATCCGCATCAAAACTTATTTGACTTGATTCATTTGG
It contains:
- the LOC103643924 gene encoding ras-related protein RABE1c, which encodes MACFRKGYCKNCLAIITIFCTCVGVGKSCLLLRFSDGSFTTSFITTIGIDFKIRTVELDGKRIKLQIWDTAGQERFRTITTAYYRGAMGILLVYDVTDESSLNNIRNWIRNIEQHASDNVNKILVGNKADMDESKQAVPTSKGQALADEYGIKFFETSAKKNLNVEQVFFSIARDIKQRLSETDSKPEDRTIKIKAEGEADAVEAQKSACCGS
- the LOC109942278 gene encoding uncharacterized protein: MGHFTLYVLNMDTRSIYIMDSMPIPSWFKGDHPSMHYIHNIHYIANNMNAAMELANPTWKDDIYMWRRIVPTWVPRTLNWDLSGFLVINFMHDWNGIRLPCICTNGNDLRTKFLVELLKYKDNESKDNIPEEIQEIIRHIR